In Lepisosteus oculatus isolate fLepOcu1 chromosome 28, fLepOcu1.hap2, whole genome shotgun sequence, the following proteins share a genomic window:
- the LOC102696688 gene encoding progranulin-like isoform X2, translating into MLKGGVLCLCWLALASALRCPDGGLCEDGSTCCRSPSGRYSCCPLPHAVCCEDHKHCCFEGTVCDVKHSECLNKTSSVPWVEKVHAQSVSSFPMFHSGPEDNNYQNVCPDNTRCPWEYACLQTAAGSYGCCPLPQAVSCADGRHCCPEGYQCSEDGTSCTRSKELSGARAIICPDGESECPSHATCCPLPDGSWGCCPLVQAICCDDKKHCCPQGTRCDMQHSRCLSGTKEMPMWSKISARKRAGGQRVLDVNCPDGVSKCPDNTTCCQKEGGGYGCCPFPDAVCCTDHVHCCPSGTTCDLEHGMCSSAERQTPLQKKLPALLEVKEALTEGDVNCPDGVSKCPDNTTCCQKEGGGYGCCPFPDAVCCTDHLHCCPSGTTCDLEHNRCTSAERQTPLQKKLPALLEVKEALTEGDVNCPDGVSKCPDNTTCCQKEGGGYGCCPFPDAVCCTDHVHCCPSGTTCDLEHGMCSSAERQTPLQKKLPALLEVKEALTEGDVNCPDGVSKCPDNTTCCQKEGGGYGCCPFPDAVCCTDHVHCCPSGTTCDLEHGMCSSAERQTPLQKKLPALLEVKEALTEGDVNCPDGVSKCPDNTTCCQKEGGGYGCCPFPDAVCCTDHLHCCPSGTTCDLEHNTCTSAERQTPLQKKLPALLEVKEALTEGDVNCPDGVSKCPDNTTCCQKEGGGYGCCPFPDAVCCTDHLHCCPSGTTCDLEHNTCTSAERQTPLQKKLPALLEVKSVKCNDTAYCPHDTTCCKTAKGEWACCPFPKAVCCEDHAHCCPQGTTCDLTAGYCKSSTLSVPWLEKEPAKTGEPIGPGGEKGVKCDPETSCAAGTTCCQLPTGKWGCCPLVKGVCCSDHEHCCPQGYSCNIKAGTCEKRHEGVPWVSRSFPAVLVSPSEQRPRRDVQCDEEHRCPDSQTCCRTSSSSWGCCPFPKAVCCDDQKHCCPSGYSCDGAGGSCVRDGRLTWDMFFTERERALNHNTL; encoded by the exons ATGCTGAAGGGGGGAGTCCTCTGCCTGTGCTGGCTGGCCCTGGCCTCGGCCCTCAGGTGTCCCGATGGGGGGCTGTGTGAAGACGGAAGCACGTGCTGCCGGAGCCCCTCGGGCAGATACAGCTGCTGCCCCCTGCCTCAC GCCGTGTGCTGCGAGGACCACAAGCACTGCTGCTTCGAGGGCACGGTGTGTGATGTGAAACACTCGGAGTGCCTCAACAAGACCTCCTCCGTCCCCTGGGTGGAAAAAGTCCACGCGCAG AGTGTAAGCTCTTTCCCCATGTTCCACTCTGGCCCAGAAGACAACAATTATCAGAATGTCTGCCCAGATAATACAAGGTGCCCCTGGGAATACGCCTGTCTGCAGACTGCTGCAGGGTCCTATGGATGCTGCCCCTTACCCCAG GCTGTCTCTTGTGCTGATGGCAGACATTGCTGTCCTGAGGGCTACCAGTGCAGTGAAGATGGGACCTCCTGTACTCGGAGCAAAG AGCTGTCTGGAGCGCGGGCGATTATCTGTCCCGATGGGGAGTCGGAGTGTCCCAGTCATGCAACCTGCTGTCCACTTCCTGATGGCTCATGGGGCTGCTGTCCCTTAGTGCAG GCAATCTGCTGTGATGACAAGAAGCACTGCTGTCCCCAAGGCACCAGATGTGACATGCAGCACTCCCGGTGCTTGTCTGGGACCAAGGAGATGCCCATGTGGAGCAAGATCTCAGCAAGGAAAAGGGCTGGAGGCCAGCGAG TTCTGGATGTGAACTGTCCAGACGGCGTGTCCAAGTGTCCAGATAAcaccacctgctgccagaaggAGGGCGGTGGATACGGCTGCTGCCCTTTccctgat GCTGTGTGCTGCACTGACCACGTGCACTGCTGCCCCAGCGGTACGACCTGCGACCTGGAGCACGGCATGTGCTCGTCTGCCGAGAGACAGACCCCCCTGCAGAAGAAGCTCCCTGCTCTGCTTGAAGTCAAGGAAG CTCTGACCGAAGGAGATGTGAACTGTCCAGACGGCGTGTCCAAGTGTCCAGATAAcaccacctgctgccagaaggAGGGCGGTGGATACGGCTGCTGCCCTTTccctgat GCTGTGTGCTGCACTGACCACCTACACTGCTGCCCCAGCGGTACGACCTGCGACCTGGAGCACAACAGATGCACGTCTGCCGAGAGACAGACCCCCCTGCAGAAGAAGCTCCCTGCTCTGCTTGAAGTCAAGGAAG CTCTGACCGAAGGGGACGTGAACTGTCCAGACGGCGTGTCCAAGTGTCCAGATAAcaccacctgctgccagaaggAGGGCGGTGGATACGGCTGCTGCCCTTTccctgat GCTGTGTGCTGCACTGACCACGTGCACTGCTGCCCCAGCGGTACGACCTGCGACCTGGAGCACGGCATGTGCTCGTCTGCCGAGAGACAGACCCCCCTGCAGAAGAAGCTCCCTGCTCTGCTTGAAGTCAAGGAAG CTCTGACCGAAGGGGACGTGAACTGTCCAGACGGCGTGTCCAAGTGTCCAGATAAcaccacctgctgccagaaggAGGGCGGTGGATATGGCTGCTGCCCTTTccctgat GCTGTGTGCTGCACTGACCACGTGCACTGCTGCCCCAGCGGTACGACCTGCGACCTGGAGCACGGCATGTGCTCGTCTGCCGAGAGACAGACCCCCCTGCAGAAGAAGCTCCCTGCTCTGCTTGAAGTCAAGGAAG CTCTGACCGAAGGGGACGTGAACTGTCCAGACGGCGTGTCCAAGTGTCCAGATAAcaccacctgctgccagaaggAGGGCGGTGGATACGGCTGCTGCCCTTTccctgat GCTGTGTGCTGCACTGACCACCTACACTGCTGCCCCAGTGGTACGACCTGCGACCTGGAGCACAACACGTGCACTTCTGCCGAGAGACAGACCCCCCTGCAGAAGAAGCTCCCTGCTCTGCTTGAAGTCAAGGAAG CTCTGACCGAAGGGGATGTGAACTGTCCAGACGGCGTGTCCAAGTGTCCAGATAAcaccacctgctgccagaaggAGGGCGGTGGATACGGCTGCTGCCCTTTccctgat GCGGTGTGCTGCACTGACCACCTACACTGCTGCCCCAGCGGTACGACCTGCGACCTGGAGCACAACACGTGCACGTCTGCCGAGAGACAGACCCCCCTGCAGAAGAAGCTCCCTGCTCTGCTTGAAG TCAAAAGTGTGAAGTGCAACGATACTGCATACTGTCCCCATGACACTACCTGCTGCAAAACTGCAAAGGGAGAATGGGCATGCTGTCCATTCCCCAAG GCTGTATGCTGTGAAGACCACGCTCATTGCTGTCCACAGGGCACCACCTGTGACCTTACCGCTGGCTACTGCAAGTCCTCCACCCTGTCCGTTCCCTGGTTGGAGAAGGAGCCCGCCAAGACGGGGGAGCCCATCGGACCTGGGGGTGAGAAGGGTGTGAAGTGTGACCCCGAGACCAGCTGCGCGGCTGGAACGACCTGCTGCCAGCTGCCCACCGGCAAATGGGGCTGCTGTCCCCTGGTCAAG GGGGTGTGCTGCTCGGATCACGAGCACTGCTGCCCACAGGGctactcctgcaacatcaaggCCGGCACCTGCGAGAAGCGCCACGAGGGCGTCCCCTGGGTGTCCCGGAGCTTCCCCGCGGTCCTCGTGTCCCCCTCGGAGCAGCGCCCCAGGAGGGACGTGCAGTGCGATGAGGAGCATCGCTGCCCCGACTCGCAGACCTGCTGCAGGACCTCCTCCAGTTCCTGGGGCTGCTGCCCTTTCCCCAAG GCCGTGTGCTGCGACGATCAGAAACACTGCTGCCCCTCTGGATACTCCTGCGATGGCGCTGGAGGGTCGTGTGTCCGGGATGGGCGTCTGACCTGGGATATGTTCTTCACGGAGAGGGAGAGAGCCTTAAACCACAACACTTTGTAA
- the LOC102696688 gene encoding progranulin-like isoform X1, with translation MLKGGVLCLCWLALASALRCPDGGLCEDGSTCCRSPSGRYSCCPLPHAVCCEDHKHCCFEGTVCDVKHSECLNKTSSVPWVEKVHAQVPEFPLSVSSFPMFHSGPEDNNYQNVCPDNTRCPWEYACLQTAAGSYGCCPLPQAVSCADGRHCCPEGYQCSEDGTSCTRSKELSGARAIICPDGESECPSHATCCPLPDGSWGCCPLVQAICCDDKKHCCPQGTRCDMQHSRCLSGTKEMPMWSKISARKRAGGQRVLDVNCPDGVSKCPDNTTCCQKEGGGYGCCPFPDAVCCTDHVHCCPSGTTCDLEHGMCSSAERQTPLQKKLPALLEVKEALTEGDVNCPDGVSKCPDNTTCCQKEGGGYGCCPFPDAVCCTDHLHCCPSGTTCDLEHNRCTSAERQTPLQKKLPALLEVKEALTEGDVNCPDGVSKCPDNTTCCQKEGGGYGCCPFPDAVCCTDHVHCCPSGTTCDLEHGMCSSAERQTPLQKKLPALLEVKEALTEGDVNCPDGVSKCPDNTTCCQKEGGGYGCCPFPDAVCCTDHVHCCPSGTTCDLEHGMCSSAERQTPLQKKLPALLEVKEALTEGDVNCPDGVSKCPDNTTCCQKEGGGYGCCPFPDAVCCTDHLHCCPSGTTCDLEHNTCTSAERQTPLQKKLPALLEVKEALTEGDVNCPDGVSKCPDNTTCCQKEGGGYGCCPFPDAVCCTDHLHCCPSGTTCDLEHNTCTSAERQTPLQKKLPALLEVKSVKCNDTAYCPHDTTCCKTAKGEWACCPFPKAVCCEDHAHCCPQGTTCDLTAGYCKSSTLSVPWLEKEPAKTGEPIGPGGEKGVKCDPETSCAAGTTCCQLPTGKWGCCPLVKGVCCSDHEHCCPQGYSCNIKAGTCEKRHEGVPWVSRSFPAVLVSPSEQRPRRDVQCDEEHRCPDSQTCCRTSSSSWGCCPFPKAVCCDDQKHCCPSGYSCDGAGGSCVRDGRLTWDMFFTERERALNHNTL, from the exons ATGCTGAAGGGGGGAGTCCTCTGCCTGTGCTGGCTGGCCCTGGCCTCGGCCCTCAGGTGTCCCGATGGGGGGCTGTGTGAAGACGGAAGCACGTGCTGCCGGAGCCCCTCGGGCAGATACAGCTGCTGCCCCCTGCCTCAC GCCGTGTGCTGCGAGGACCACAAGCACTGCTGCTTCGAGGGCACGGTGTGTGATGTGAAACACTCGGAGTGCCTCAACAAGACCTCCTCCGTCCCCTGGGTGGAAAAAGTCCACGCGCAGGTACCCGAGTTTCCACTG AGTGTAAGCTCTTTCCCCATGTTCCACTCTGGCCCAGAAGACAACAATTATCAGAATGTCTGCCCAGATAATACAAGGTGCCCCTGGGAATACGCCTGTCTGCAGACTGCTGCAGGGTCCTATGGATGCTGCCCCTTACCCCAG GCTGTCTCTTGTGCTGATGGCAGACATTGCTGTCCTGAGGGCTACCAGTGCAGTGAAGATGGGACCTCCTGTACTCGGAGCAAAG AGCTGTCTGGAGCGCGGGCGATTATCTGTCCCGATGGGGAGTCGGAGTGTCCCAGTCATGCAACCTGCTGTCCACTTCCTGATGGCTCATGGGGCTGCTGTCCCTTAGTGCAG GCAATCTGCTGTGATGACAAGAAGCACTGCTGTCCCCAAGGCACCAGATGTGACATGCAGCACTCCCGGTGCTTGTCTGGGACCAAGGAGATGCCCATGTGGAGCAAGATCTCAGCAAGGAAAAGGGCTGGAGGCCAGCGAG TTCTGGATGTGAACTGTCCAGACGGCGTGTCCAAGTGTCCAGATAAcaccacctgctgccagaaggAGGGCGGTGGATACGGCTGCTGCCCTTTccctgat GCTGTGTGCTGCACTGACCACGTGCACTGCTGCCCCAGCGGTACGACCTGCGACCTGGAGCACGGCATGTGCTCGTCTGCCGAGAGACAGACCCCCCTGCAGAAGAAGCTCCCTGCTCTGCTTGAAGTCAAGGAAG CTCTGACCGAAGGAGATGTGAACTGTCCAGACGGCGTGTCCAAGTGTCCAGATAAcaccacctgctgccagaaggAGGGCGGTGGATACGGCTGCTGCCCTTTccctgat GCTGTGTGCTGCACTGACCACCTACACTGCTGCCCCAGCGGTACGACCTGCGACCTGGAGCACAACAGATGCACGTCTGCCGAGAGACAGACCCCCCTGCAGAAGAAGCTCCCTGCTCTGCTTGAAGTCAAGGAAG CTCTGACCGAAGGGGACGTGAACTGTCCAGACGGCGTGTCCAAGTGTCCAGATAAcaccacctgctgccagaaggAGGGCGGTGGATACGGCTGCTGCCCTTTccctgat GCTGTGTGCTGCACTGACCACGTGCACTGCTGCCCCAGCGGTACGACCTGCGACCTGGAGCACGGCATGTGCTCGTCTGCCGAGAGACAGACCCCCCTGCAGAAGAAGCTCCCTGCTCTGCTTGAAGTCAAGGAAG CTCTGACCGAAGGGGACGTGAACTGTCCAGACGGCGTGTCCAAGTGTCCAGATAAcaccacctgctgccagaaggAGGGCGGTGGATATGGCTGCTGCCCTTTccctgat GCTGTGTGCTGCACTGACCACGTGCACTGCTGCCCCAGCGGTACGACCTGCGACCTGGAGCACGGCATGTGCTCGTCTGCCGAGAGACAGACCCCCCTGCAGAAGAAGCTCCCTGCTCTGCTTGAAGTCAAGGAAG CTCTGACCGAAGGGGACGTGAACTGTCCAGACGGCGTGTCCAAGTGTCCAGATAAcaccacctgctgccagaaggAGGGCGGTGGATACGGCTGCTGCCCTTTccctgat GCTGTGTGCTGCACTGACCACCTACACTGCTGCCCCAGTGGTACGACCTGCGACCTGGAGCACAACACGTGCACTTCTGCCGAGAGACAGACCCCCCTGCAGAAGAAGCTCCCTGCTCTGCTTGAAGTCAAGGAAG CTCTGACCGAAGGGGATGTGAACTGTCCAGACGGCGTGTCCAAGTGTCCAGATAAcaccacctgctgccagaaggAGGGCGGTGGATACGGCTGCTGCCCTTTccctgat GCGGTGTGCTGCACTGACCACCTACACTGCTGCCCCAGCGGTACGACCTGCGACCTGGAGCACAACACGTGCACGTCTGCCGAGAGACAGACCCCCCTGCAGAAGAAGCTCCCTGCTCTGCTTGAAG TCAAAAGTGTGAAGTGCAACGATACTGCATACTGTCCCCATGACACTACCTGCTGCAAAACTGCAAAGGGAGAATGGGCATGCTGTCCATTCCCCAAG GCTGTATGCTGTGAAGACCACGCTCATTGCTGTCCACAGGGCACCACCTGTGACCTTACCGCTGGCTACTGCAAGTCCTCCACCCTGTCCGTTCCCTGGTTGGAGAAGGAGCCCGCCAAGACGGGGGAGCCCATCGGACCTGGGGGTGAGAAGGGTGTGAAGTGTGACCCCGAGACCAGCTGCGCGGCTGGAACGACCTGCTGCCAGCTGCCCACCGGCAAATGGGGCTGCTGTCCCCTGGTCAAG GGGGTGTGCTGCTCGGATCACGAGCACTGCTGCCCACAGGGctactcctgcaacatcaaggCCGGCACCTGCGAGAAGCGCCACGAGGGCGTCCCCTGGGTGTCCCGGAGCTTCCCCGCGGTCCTCGTGTCCCCCTCGGAGCAGCGCCCCAGGAGGGACGTGCAGTGCGATGAGGAGCATCGCTGCCCCGACTCGCAGACCTGCTGCAGGACCTCCTCCAGTTCCTGGGGCTGCTGCCCTTTCCCCAAG GCCGTGTGCTGCGACGATCAGAAACACTGCTGCCCCTCTGGATACTCCTGCGATGGCGCTGGAGGGTCGTGTGTCCGGGATGGGCGTCTGACCTGGGATATGTTCTTCACGGAGAGGGAGAGAGCCTTAAACCACAACACTTTGTAA